Below is a genomic region from Paraburkholderia sp. BL23I1N1.
TGAGGTATTTCGCTGGTCAGGCCCCCGTGGGCGCGCGTGCTGATCGCTGCCGTTGAGGCGGGATCTGTTTGGAGTCCGGATCAATCAGGGCGACGGTGACGAGGCGTCGGGGCGGATGCTGCATTACTGAGCGCGGTCCGGCTTGCTAGCGGTCTGGATGCTTATCCGGCGAAGGAAAGGGGTACGGGAAGAATACGTGCGATCGATGCGCAGAACGCGCAAACGGGAGGCGGAGAACCAAGCGAAGAGACAGGGTGCAGAAAACAAAAAAGGCCTGCCGGTTGGGCAAGCCTTTGATGATGTTTCGACGTTTCGAACCGCTTTAGCGACTTAAGCGCTACTTGGTTGCGGGGGTAGGATTTGAACCTACGACCTTCGGGTTATGAGCCCGACGAGCTGCCAGACTGCTCCACCCCGCGTCCGTCGAAGAAAAGATTATAGGACAAAGCGACAGCCAGCGCAATAGCTATTTAAGAACCGGCTTCAAACCATGCCAATGCGGCGTCGCCTCCCAGGCGTGGCGCGCTTCGAAGTCGCGGTGCGCATGGCCTGCGTCGCATGCAGGAAGACCCTCGACAGACGCTGCGCTAGAATCCAGGTTCTCGTCGCGGCGTCCGGATGCCGGTGCAACGGCCCGCGCTTCACTTCTCACCTTGCTCTGAACTCCATGGATATCGCACACGATCTACAGGTGATTGCCGCTCAGGAACACGCGCTGGTGTTCCCGCAATTCGATGCCGACCGCGCTTGGCAGGTGGGTGCCTATCTGCACGAGGTCGCCAAGGCGCGCGGCATCGCCGCCGCCATCGACGTGCGCACGTTCGGTCAGCCGTTGTTCTTCAGCCTGCTCAACGGAGCGACGCCGGACAACGTCGACTGGGCGCGCCGCAAGGGCAACACCGTCGCGCATTTCCGGCGCAGTTCGTACGCGATCGGTTTGAAGATGCAACAGGCGGGCAGCACGCTCGCCGACAAGCACGCCTTGCCAAACACGGAATATGCG
It encodes:
- a CDS encoding heme-degrading domain-containing protein; protein product: MDIAHDLQVIAAQEHALVFPQFDADRAWQVGAYLHEVAKARGIAAAIDVRTFGQPLFFSLLNGATPDNVDWARRKGNTVAHFRRSSYAIGLKMQQAGSTLADKHALPNTEYASHGGAFPLTVAGAGVIGSITVSGLPQRADHELVVEALCAHLGHDYSKLALAKA